Proteins co-encoded in one Brassica oleracea var. oleracea cultivar TO1000 chromosome C4, BOL, whole genome shotgun sequence genomic window:
- the LOC106339458 gene encoding protein ABIL4-like isoform X3 — protein MESSTSLAIVLHQSSNHDELFMQQTLQFSQTLKDLKNLRKQLYSAAEYFETSYGKEEHKETVIETLKEYAAKALVNTVDHLGSVSDKFNSFLSDNSAHFSTTRLRLSSLEQRMKLCREYMGKSGSSQHRFQVQSPHHHKRYFFPQEHGRGTSFAAGDDSHRFKSAVRSTILENHPNNARKTNKTGSFSFLHNNISNITPSKITKSPMRFPLIRSGSLLKRSSSPSQPRLLALPEPQRAISMSTSREIVEIQQKSSLRKGKKSLMLKALMSMSRLL, from the exons ATGGAGAGCTCTACGTCTTTAGCCATCGTTCTTCATCAGTCTTCCAATCATGACGAACTCTTCATGCAGCAGACTCTTCAATTCTCACAAACTCTCAAG GATTTAAAGAACTTGCGGAAACAGTTATACTCAGCTGCTGAGTACTTCGAAACATCTTATGGCAAAGAAGAACACAAAGAAAC GGTGATAGAGACGTTGAAAGAATATGCAGCCAAGGCATTAGTGAACACAGTGGATCATCTTGGTTCTGTCTCTGATAAATTCAACTCTTTTCTCTCTGATAACTCTGCCCATTTCTCCACCACTCGTCTTCGTTTATCTTCTCTCGAACAA AGGATGAAACTATGTAGAGAGTACATGGGAAAGAGCGGGAGTTCTCAGCATCGCTTTCAAGTTCAATCTCCTCACCATCATAAGCGTTATTTCTTCCCTC AAGAACATGGAAGAGGCACAAGTTTCGCTGCAGGAGATGACTCACATCGGTTCAAGAGTG CTGTTCGATCAACAATACTAGAAAACCACCCAAATAATGCAAGGAAAACCAACAAGACAGGAAGCTTCTCCTTCTTACACAACAACATCAGCAACATAACACCAA GTAAAATAACAAAGTCTCCTATGAGATTTCCTCTCATACGTTCAGGATCTCTACTGAAACGTTCAAGCTCCCCAAGCCAGCCAAGACTACTG GCCTTACCGGAACCACAAAGAGCGATATCTATGTCGACAAGTAGAGAGATAGTGGAAATACAGCAAAAATCTTCATTGAGAAAGGGGAAGAAGAGTCTGATGCTCAAGGCATTGATGAGTATGAGCA GGTTACTTTAA
- the LOC106339458 gene encoding protein ABIL4-like isoform X1 — MESSTSLAIVLHQSSNHDELFMQQTLQFSQTLKDLKNLRKQLYSAAEYFETSYGKEEHKETVIETLKEYAAKALVNTVDHLGSVSDKFNSFLSDNSAHFSTTRLRLSSLEQRMKLCREYMGKSGSSQHRFQVQSPHHHKRYFFPQEHGRGTSFAAGDDSHRFKSAVRSTILENHPNNARKTNKTGSFSFLHNNISNITPSKITKSPMRFPLIRSGSLLKRSSSPSQPRLLALPEPQRAISMSTSREIVEIQQKSSLRKGKKSLMLKALMSMSSKSRN; from the exons ATGGAGAGCTCTACGTCTTTAGCCATCGTTCTTCATCAGTCTTCCAATCATGACGAACTCTTCATGCAGCAGACTCTTCAATTCTCACAAACTCTCAAG GATTTAAAGAACTTGCGGAAACAGTTATACTCAGCTGCTGAGTACTTCGAAACATCTTATGGCAAAGAAGAACACAAAGAAAC GGTGATAGAGACGTTGAAAGAATATGCAGCCAAGGCATTAGTGAACACAGTGGATCATCTTGGTTCTGTCTCTGATAAATTCAACTCTTTTCTCTCTGATAACTCTGCCCATTTCTCCACCACTCGTCTTCGTTTATCTTCTCTCGAACAA AGGATGAAACTATGTAGAGAGTACATGGGAAAGAGCGGGAGTTCTCAGCATCGCTTTCAAGTTCAATCTCCTCACCATCATAAGCGTTATTTCTTCCCTC AAGAACATGGAAGAGGCACAAGTTTCGCTGCAGGAGATGACTCACATCGGTTCAAGAGTG CTGTTCGATCAACAATACTAGAAAACCACCCAAATAATGCAAGGAAAACCAACAAGACAGGAAGCTTCTCCTTCTTACACAACAACATCAGCAACATAACACCAA GTAAAATAACAAAGTCTCCTATGAGATTTCCTCTCATACGTTCAGGATCTCTACTGAAACGTTCAAGCTCCCCAAGCCAGCCAAGACTACTG GCCTTACCGGAACCACAAAGAGCGATATCTATGTCGACAAGTAGAGAGATAGTGGAAATACAGCAAAAATCTTCATTGAGAAAGGGGAAGAAGAGTCTGATGCTCAAGGCATTGATGAGTATGAGCAGTAAGTCCAGAAACTAA
- the LOC106339458 gene encoding protein ABIL4-like isoform X2, with amino-acid sequence MESSTSLAIVLHQSSNHDELFMQQTLQFSQTLKDLKNLRKQLYSAAEYFETSYGKEEHKETVIETLKEYAAKALVNTVDHLGSVSDKFNSFLSDNSAHFSTTRLRLSSLEQRMKLCREYMGKSGSSQHRFQVQSPHHHKRYFFPQHGRGTSFAAGDDSHRFKSAVRSTILENHPNNARKTNKTGSFSFLHNNISNITPSKITKSPMRFPLIRSGSLLKRSSSPSQPRLLALPEPQRAISMSTSREIVEIQQKSSLRKGKKSLMLKALMSMSSKSRN; translated from the exons ATGGAGAGCTCTACGTCTTTAGCCATCGTTCTTCATCAGTCTTCCAATCATGACGAACTCTTCATGCAGCAGACTCTTCAATTCTCACAAACTCTCAAG GATTTAAAGAACTTGCGGAAACAGTTATACTCAGCTGCTGAGTACTTCGAAACATCTTATGGCAAAGAAGAACACAAAGAAAC GGTGATAGAGACGTTGAAAGAATATGCAGCCAAGGCATTAGTGAACACAGTGGATCATCTTGGTTCTGTCTCTGATAAATTCAACTCTTTTCTCTCTGATAACTCTGCCCATTTCTCCACCACTCGTCTTCGTTTATCTTCTCTCGAACAA AGGATGAAACTATGTAGAGAGTACATGGGAAAGAGCGGGAGTTCTCAGCATCGCTTTCAAGTTCAATCTCCTCACCATCATAAGCGTTATTTCTTCCCTC AACATGGAAGAGGCACAAGTTTCGCTGCAGGAGATGACTCACATCGGTTCAAGAGTG CTGTTCGATCAACAATACTAGAAAACCACCCAAATAATGCAAGGAAAACCAACAAGACAGGAAGCTTCTCCTTCTTACACAACAACATCAGCAACATAACACCAA GTAAAATAACAAAGTCTCCTATGAGATTTCCTCTCATACGTTCAGGATCTCTACTGAAACGTTCAAGCTCCCCAAGCCAGCCAAGACTACTG GCCTTACCGGAACCACAAAGAGCGATATCTATGTCGACAAGTAGAGAGATAGTGGAAATACAGCAAAAATCTTCATTGAGAAAGGGGAAGAAGAGTCTGATGCTCAAGGCATTGATGAGTATGAGCAGTAAGTCCAGAAACTAA
- the LOC106339458 gene encoding protein ABIL4-like isoform X4, with the protein MESSTSLAIVLHQSSNHDELFMQQTLQFSQTLKDLKNLRKQLYSAAEYFETSYGKEEHKETVIETLKEYAAKALVNTVDHLGSVSDKFNSFLSDNSAHFSTTRLRLSSLEQRMKLCREYMGKSGSSQHRFQVQSPHHHKRYFFPQEHGRGTSFAAGDDSHRFKSENHPNNARKTNKTGSFSFLHNNISNITPSKITKSPMRFPLIRSGSLLKRSSSPSQPRLLALPEPQRAISMSTSREIVEIQQKSSLRKGKKSLMLKALMSMSSKSRN; encoded by the exons ATGGAGAGCTCTACGTCTTTAGCCATCGTTCTTCATCAGTCTTCCAATCATGACGAACTCTTCATGCAGCAGACTCTTCAATTCTCACAAACTCTCAAG GATTTAAAGAACTTGCGGAAACAGTTATACTCAGCTGCTGAGTACTTCGAAACATCTTATGGCAAAGAAGAACACAAAGAAAC GGTGATAGAGACGTTGAAAGAATATGCAGCCAAGGCATTAGTGAACACAGTGGATCATCTTGGTTCTGTCTCTGATAAATTCAACTCTTTTCTCTCTGATAACTCTGCCCATTTCTCCACCACTCGTCTTCGTTTATCTTCTCTCGAACAA AGGATGAAACTATGTAGAGAGTACATGGGAAAGAGCGGGAGTTCTCAGCATCGCTTTCAAGTTCAATCTCCTCACCATCATAAGCGTTATTTCTTCCCTC AAGAACATGGAAGAGGCACAAGTTTCGCTGCAGGAGATGACTCACATCGGTTCAAGAGTG AAAACCACCCAAATAATGCAAGGAAAACCAACAAGACAGGAAGCTTCTCCTTCTTACACAACAACATCAGCAACATAACACCAA GTAAAATAACAAAGTCTCCTATGAGATTTCCTCTCATACGTTCAGGATCTCTACTGAAACGTTCAAGCTCCCCAAGCCAGCCAAGACTACTG GCCTTACCGGAACCACAAAGAGCGATATCTATGTCGACAAGTAGAGAGATAGTGGAAATACAGCAAAAATCTTCATTGAGAAAGGGGAAGAAGAGTCTGATGCTCAAGGCATTGATGAGTATGAGCAGTAAGTCCAGAAACTAA
- the LOC106339458 gene encoding protein ABIL4-like isoform X5, with the protein MESSTSLAIVLHQSSNHDELFMQQTLQFSQTLKDLKNLRKQLYSAAEYFETSYGKEEHKETVIETLKEYAAKALVNTVDHLGSVSDKFNSFLSDNSAHFSTTRLRLSSLEQRMKLCREYMGKSGSSQHRFQVQSPHHHKRYFFPQHGRGTSFAAGDDSHRFKSENHPNNARKTNKTGSFSFLHNNISNITPSKITKSPMRFPLIRSGSLLKRSSSPSQPRLLALPEPQRAISMSTSREIVEIQQKSSLRKGKKSLMLKALMSMSSKSRN; encoded by the exons ATGGAGAGCTCTACGTCTTTAGCCATCGTTCTTCATCAGTCTTCCAATCATGACGAACTCTTCATGCAGCAGACTCTTCAATTCTCACAAACTCTCAAG GATTTAAAGAACTTGCGGAAACAGTTATACTCAGCTGCTGAGTACTTCGAAACATCTTATGGCAAAGAAGAACACAAAGAAAC GGTGATAGAGACGTTGAAAGAATATGCAGCCAAGGCATTAGTGAACACAGTGGATCATCTTGGTTCTGTCTCTGATAAATTCAACTCTTTTCTCTCTGATAACTCTGCCCATTTCTCCACCACTCGTCTTCGTTTATCTTCTCTCGAACAA AGGATGAAACTATGTAGAGAGTACATGGGAAAGAGCGGGAGTTCTCAGCATCGCTTTCAAGTTCAATCTCCTCACCATCATAAGCGTTATTTCTTCCCTC AACATGGAAGAGGCACAAGTTTCGCTGCAGGAGATGACTCACATCGGTTCAAGAGTG AAAACCACCCAAATAATGCAAGGAAAACCAACAAGACAGGAAGCTTCTCCTTCTTACACAACAACATCAGCAACATAACACCAA GTAAAATAACAAAGTCTCCTATGAGATTTCCTCTCATACGTTCAGGATCTCTACTGAAACGTTCAAGCTCCCCAAGCCAGCCAAGACTACTG GCCTTACCGGAACCACAAAGAGCGATATCTATGTCGACAAGTAGAGAGATAGTGGAAATACAGCAAAAATCTTCATTGAGAAAGGGGAAGAAGAGTCTGATGCTCAAGGCATTGATGAGTATGAGCAGTAAGTCCAGAAACTAA
- the LOC106342516 gene encoding B2 protein-like translates to MDNNNQQSFWQFSDQLRVQTPHNLANLSLNDSIWSTKRTDGRRNFDIAASDKSPVEYHNNNNNNKASSDINNKSSSTWNNWKHTSPNGFGPVGSKSTSTTNVNFNHADKFTTSPFNDTWQFNSNNVNGGFNKGIYSSSPAPKSYGKGMIINEDHHQIPKAGLKKNRKNHNHQKNNNNKKEDDGLDKRFKTLPPAEALPRNETIGGYVFVCNNDTMEENLKRQVFGLPPRYRDSVRAITPGLPLFLYNYSTHQLHGIYEAASFGGTNIELNAFEDKKCPGESRFPAQVRAVTRKVCLPLEEDSFRPILHHYDGPKFRLELSVPEVLSLLDVFAEQNP, encoded by the coding sequence ATGGATAATAACAATCAACAATCGTTTTGGCAGTTCAGCGACCAGTTAAGAGTCCAGACGCCTCACAACCTGGCGAATCTGTCGTTAAACGACTCCATCTGGAGCACCAAACGCACCGACGGCCGTAGAAACTTCGACATCGCCGCCTCCGACAAGAGCCCTGTCGAGTATCACAATAACAACAACAACAACAAGGCTTCTTCCGACATCAACAACAAGTCTTCTTCCACTTGGAACAACTGGAAGCACACCAGCCCCAACGGTTTCGGACCCGTCGGCTCAAAATCGACATCCACCACCAACGTCAACTTCAACCACGCCGACAAATTCACCACCAGCCCATTCAACGACACGTGGCAATTCAACTCCAACAACGTCAACGGCGGCTTCAACAAAGGCATCTATTCCTCTTCTCCCGCCCCCAAGAGCTATGGCAAGGGGATGATCATCAATGAAGATCATCATCAGATCCCCAAAGCAGGATTGAAGAAGAACAGGAAGAATCACAATCATCAGAAGAACAACAACAACAAGAAAGAGGATGATGGTTTGGACAAGAGGTTCAAGACTCTTCCTCCCGCGGAGGCTCTCCCCAGGAACGAGACCATCGGCGGCTACGTCTTCGTCTGCAACAACGACACCATGGAGGAGAATCTCAAGCGCCAGGTTTTCGGTTTGCCTCCCAGGTACAGGGACTCGGTCAGAGCCATCACTCCGGGGCTTCCTCTCTTCCTCTACAACTACTCCACTCACCAGCTTCACGGTATTTACGAGGCGGCGAGCTTCGGGGGAACGAACATTGAGCTGAACGCTTTTGAGGACAAGAAGTGTCCGGGCGAGTCTCGGTTCCCTGCTCAGGTGAGGGCTGTGACGAGGAAGGTGTGTTTGCCGCTGGAGGAAGACTCTTTCCGGCCCATTCTGCATCACTACGACGGTCCTAAGTTCCGCCTCGAACTCAGCGTCCCTGAGGTGCTTTCTCTTTTGGACGTTTTTGCTGAGCAAAACCCTTGA
- the LOC106342517 gene encoding uncharacterized protein LOC106342517, whose amino-acid sequence MLFLHFVAIHYHLSGLSALSSGREMASSISSVSQAPCFIANNGSQKSYTWLHQSSLSSNGIILSSKHHHPPRPLSSSPVSVVETDEDKDGLNFSGCSGDGRIQGGIATVPGFGWWPIKAYRPCPGFVEAGGRYRRIGQSMDEVAFGRGDSESTT is encoded by the exons ATGCTTTTTCTACATTTTGTAGCCATCCATTATCATCTTTCCGGACTCTCTGCACTCAGCTCAGGGAGAGAGATGGCGAGTTCTATTTCTTCAGTCTCTCAAGCGCCATGTTTCATCGCTAACAATGGTAGTCAGAAATCATACACATGGCTTCATCAATCATCGCTGAGCTCGAACGGTATCATACTTTCTTCAAAGCATCATCATCCTCCTCGTCCACTATCTTCTTCCCCGGTTTCCGTCGTAGAAACTGATGAAGACAAAGACGGCCTGAATTTCAG TGGTTGCAGCGGCGACGGGCGGATTCAAGGAGGCATTGCTACTGTCCCTGGCTTCGGTTGGTGGCCCATTAAGGCTTACCGGCCTTGTCCGGGGTTTGTGGAAGCCGGAGGTAGATACCGCCGCATAGGGCAGAGCATGGACGAGGTTGCCTTTGGTCGTGGTGACTCGGAATCCACCACTTGA
- the LOC106342589 gene encoding dynamin-related protein 1A-like translates to MENLISLVNKIQRACTALGDHGDSSALPTLWDSLPAIAVVGGQSSGKSSVLESIVGKDFLPRGSGIVTRRPLVLQLQKIDDGAREYAEFLHLPRKKFHDFAAVRKEIQDETDRETGRSKAISSVPIHLSIYSPNVVNLTLVDLPGLTKVAVEGQSENIVKDIENMVRSYIEKPNCIILAISPANQDLATSDAIKISREVDPSGERTFGVLTKIDLMDKGTDAVEILEGKSFKLKYPWVGVVNRSQADINKNVDMIAARRREREYFSNTTEYRHLAHKMGSEHLAKMLSKHLEHVIKSRIPGIQSLINKTVLELESELSRLGKPIAADAGGKLYSIMEICRLFDQIFKEHLDGVRAGGEKVYNVFDNQLPAALKRLQFDKQLAMDNIRKLVTEADGYQPHLIAPEQGYRRLIESSIVSIRGPAEASVDTVHAILKDLVHKSVNETVELKQYPALRVEVTNAAIESLDKMREGSKKATLQLVDMECSYLTVDFFRKLPQDAEKGGNPTHSIFDRYNDSYLRRIGSNVLSYVNMVCAGLRNSIPKSIVYCQVREAKRSLLDHFFAELGTMDMKRLSSLLNEDPAIMERRSAISKRLELYRAAQSEIDAVAWSK, encoded by the exons ATGGAGAATCTGATATCTCTGGTAAACAAGATACAGAGAGCTTGCACGGCTCTCGGAGACCATGGAGACTCTAGCGCCCTACCTACTCTCTGGGATTCCCTGCCAGCAATTGCCGTCGTTGGTGGTCAG AGCTCTGGGAAGTCTTCGGTCCTGGAGAGCATCGTCGGAAAGGACTTTTTACCCCGTGGATCTG GTATCGTTACACGAAGGCCCCTTGTCTTACAGTTGCAAAAGATTGATGATGGAGCCCGGGAGTATGCTGAGTTCCTTCACCTCCCCAGGAAAAAGTTCCACGATTTTG CTGCTGTGAGGAAGGAGATCCAAGATGAGACCGACAGGGAGACTGGACGCAGCAAGGCCATTTCTAGTGTTCCCATTCACCTTAGCATTTACTCTCCCAATG TTGTCAACTTGACACTGGTTGATCTTCCAGGTCTTACAAAAGTTGCTGTTG AGGGACAATCTGAAAATATAGTCAAGGACATTGAAAACATGGTCCGGTCCTACATTGAAAAG CCCAATTGCATCATTTTGGCAATTTCACCTGCGAACCAAGATCTTGCAACCTCGGACGCAATTAAAATTTCCCGTGAAGTTGATCCATCTG GGGAGAGAACATTTGGTGTCTTGACAAAGATTGATCTTATGGACAAAGGGACAGATGCAGTGGAA ATTCTGGAAGGGAAATCTTTTAAACTCAAATATCCATGGGTTGGAGTTGTCAACCGCTCCCAAGCAGATATTAACAAGAATGTCGACATGATTGCGGCTCGAAGAAGAGAGAGGGAGTACTTTTCCAATACTACAGAGTATAGGCACCTTGCACATAAAATGGGTTCCGAGCATTTAGCGAAGATGCTCTCCAAG CATCTAGAACATGTGATCAAGTCAAGAATTCCAGGAATCCAGTCACTTATTAACAAAACAGTGTTAGAGCTGGAATCTGAACTTAGTCGCCTTGGAAAGCCTATTGCAGCTGATGCTGGG GGGAAGTTGTATTCAATAATGGAGATATGTCGGCTCTTCGATCAAATATTCAAGGAGCATCTCGACGGAGT GCGTGCTGGTGGTGAAAAGGTGTATAACGTGTTTGATAACCAGCTTCCGGCGGCTCTGAAGAGACTTCAGTTTGACAAGCAGCTAGCAATGGACAACATCCGCAAGCTGGTAACTGAGGCTGACGGTTACCAGCCTCACTTGATTGCCCCTGAGCAAGGTTACCGTCGTCTCATCGAGTCTTCTATTGTGTCTATCCGAGGCCCTGCGGAAGCATCTGTTGACACT GTTCATGCGATCTTGAAGGATCTGGTTCACAAGTCTGTGAATGAGACGGTG GAATTAAAGCAATACCCAGCACTGAGAGTGGAGGTGACAAACGCGGCGATAGAGTCGTTGGACAAAATGCGGGAGGGAAGTAAGAAAGCAACACTGCAGCTGGTAGACATGGAGTGCAGTTACCTCACTGTAGATTTCTTCAGGAAGCTTCCCCAGGATGCTGAGAAGGGTGGTAACCCCACGCACTCCATTTTCGACCGCTACAACGACTCCTATCTCAGACGAATTG GATCCAATGTTCTGTCTTACGTAAACATGGTCTGTGCTGGACTGCGGAATTCAATCCCCAAGTCCATCGTCTACTGCCAAGTCCGAGAAGCCAAGCGCAGCCTCCTCGACCATTTCTTTGCCGAGCTCGGTACCATGGAC ATGAAGAGGCTCTCGTCACTTTTGAACGAAGATCCAGCGATCATGGAGAGACGCAGCGCCATATCTAAGAGGCTTGAGTTGTACCGAGCTGCCCAATCGGAGATTGACGCAGTCGCTTGGTCCAAGTGA
- the LOC106340376 gene encoding uncharacterized protein LOC106340376 has product MMMKIPSGVVASVIAFSTAALSSSSSAIPPVSPKGWEPRKTEKLEPRFDGLRFIETLVTAHR; this is encoded by the exons ATGATGATGAAGATTCCGAGCGGTGTTGTCGCTTCAGTCATTGCCTTCTCCACCGCTGCTCTCTCTTCTTCTTCCTCCGCTATTCCTCCGGTCTCCCCAAAG GGCTGGGAACCGAGGAAGACGGAGAAACTGGAGCCGAGGTTTGATGGGTTGAGGTTCATAGAGACGCTGGTCACAGCACACAGATAG
- the LOC106339616 gene encoding peptidyl-prolyl cis-trans isomerase FKBP43 isoform X1, whose protein sequence is MAFWGVEVKPGKPFTLKAATNDAKRLHLSQATLGLSSSGTNRSILQCNVGNKSPLFLCVLSPEKVDSCQLNIEFQEAEDVIFSVIGPRSVHLTGYFLGRSSTAGLSLNDDESESFGEDIVDTDVEKGSSDDYDYSDSFINDDADHPSSTDDDDLTVKERVAKTKAKKGKKRLRKKFQVSDSDSDETSARAASEDSVEILNGDNDHKTPKVLSSEVPLPSRVTRSKARCSTLENGEKTSEATTHTHKDVDNKKEEKPSGDVEPSPVKNGSEVLSKKEKKKKKKRNKEPVVINTDEDMPGSQKPETDKAIESSADVTLSKQKRKKERREETRERKKQATEKNMEKEASSTKKLPESELSPNEVTVEEIEKGKSDGKVAVQGKKVSILYTAKLKDTGKVFESNLEGSPLKFRLGGEKVIKGLSNGVEGMRVGDKRRLIIPPSLGYSEEGLKKENVPKNSWLVYEVETVKVR, encoded by the exons ATGGCTTTCTGGG GAGTTGAAGTGAAGCCAGGAAAGCCTTTCACTCTCAAGGCGGCTACTAATGATGCCAAAAGACTTCACCTTTCCCAG GCGACATTGGGGCTTAGTAGTTCGGGAACAAACAGAAGCATTCTTCAGTGTAACGTTGGGAACAAAAGTCCACTCTTCCTGTGTGTCCTGTCTCCCGAAAAGGTTGATTCCTGCCAACTCAACATCGAGTTTCAAGAAGCTGAGGATGTTATCTTCTCTGTCATCGGTCCTAGGAGTGTTCACCTCACTGGCTACTTCCTTGGAAGGAGTAGCACCGCCGGTTTGAGCCTAAATGATGACGAATC GGAGTCGTTTGGAGAAGACATTGTTGACACAGACGTGGAGAAAGGGAGCAGTGATGATTATGACTACAGCGACAGTTTCATTAATGATGATGCTGATCATCCATCTTCTACTGACGATGATGACT TGACTGTTAAGGAGAGGGTAGCTAAAACAAAGGCAAAGAAGGGAAAGAAAAGACTAAGGAAGAAGTTTCAAGTCTCTGATTCGGATTCTGATGAAACATCGGCCAGAGCGGCCAGTGAGGACTCCGTAGAGATACTTAACGGCGATAATGACCACAAGACCCCGAAGGTCCTTTCTTCAGAGGTTCCTTTGCCTTCAAGGGTCACGAGGTCGAAGGCAAGATGTTCGACTTTGGAAAATGGTGAGAAGACATCAGAAGCAACAACTCACACACACAAGGATGTGGATAATAAAAA GGAGGAGAAACCATCTGGGGACGTTGAACCTTCTCCCGTTAAGAACGGCTCTGAAGTGCTTTCGAAGAAGGAGAAGAAGAAGAAGAAGAAAAGAAACAAGGAACCAGTTGTTATTAACACAGACGAAGATATGCCTGGAAGTCAGAAGCCAGAGACTGACAA AGCAATTGAATCATCAGCTGATGTAACTCTGTCAAAGCAAAAGAGGAAAAAAGAGAGGAGAGAGGAGACTAGAGAGAGGAAGAAACAAGCTACCGAAAA GAACATGGAGAAAGAAGCTAGTAGTACTAAGAAACTACCAGAATCAGAGCTTTCTCCAAATGAGGTGACAGTTGAAGAGATTGAAAAAGGGAAGTCAGATGGTAAAGTAGCTGTTCAAGGGAAAAAG GTCAGCATACTCTATACTGCGAAGTTGAAGGACACTGGGAAAGTGTTTGAATCAAACTTGGAAGGATCTCCATTAAAATTTCGCTTAG GTGGAGAAAAGGTCATAAAAGGTCTCAGCAATGGTGTTGAAG GTATGCGAGTTGGTGATAAGAGAAGACTTATAATTCCACCATCTCTTGG ATACTCAGAGGAAGGATTGAAGAAGGAAAATGTGCCTAAGAACTCGTGGCTTGTCTATGAAGTAGAGACAGTAAAAGTGAGATGA
- the LOC106339616 gene encoding peptidyl-prolyl cis-trans isomerase FKBP43 isoform X2 — translation MAFWGVEVKPGKPFTLKAATNDAKRLHLSQATLGLSSSGTNRSILQCNVGNKSPLFLCVLSPEKVDSCQLNIEFQEAEDVIFSVIGPRSVHLTGYFLGRSSTAGLSLNDDESESFGEDIVDTDVEKGSSDDYDYSDSFINDDADHPSSTDDDDLTVKERVAKTKAKKGKKRLRKKFQVSDSDSDETSARAASEDSVEILNGDNDHKTPKVLSSEVPLPSRVTRSKARCSTLENGEKTSEATTHTHKDVDNKKEEKPSGDVEPSPVKNGSEVLSKKEKKKKKKRNKEPVVINTDEDMPGSQKPETDKAIESSADVTLSKQKRKKERREETRERKKQATEKNMEKEASSTKKLPESELSPNEVTVEEIEKGKSDGKVAVQGKKVSILYTAKLKDTGKVFESNLEGSPLKFRLGGEKVIKGLSNGVSGMRVGDKRRLIIPPSLGYSEEGLKKENVPKNSWLVYEVETVKVR, via the exons ATGGCTTTCTGGG GAGTTGAAGTGAAGCCAGGAAAGCCTTTCACTCTCAAGGCGGCTACTAATGATGCCAAAAGACTTCACCTTTCCCAG GCGACATTGGGGCTTAGTAGTTCGGGAACAAACAGAAGCATTCTTCAGTGTAACGTTGGGAACAAAAGTCCACTCTTCCTGTGTGTCCTGTCTCCCGAAAAGGTTGATTCCTGCCAACTCAACATCGAGTTTCAAGAAGCTGAGGATGTTATCTTCTCTGTCATCGGTCCTAGGAGTGTTCACCTCACTGGCTACTTCCTTGGAAGGAGTAGCACCGCCGGTTTGAGCCTAAATGATGACGAATC GGAGTCGTTTGGAGAAGACATTGTTGACACAGACGTGGAGAAAGGGAGCAGTGATGATTATGACTACAGCGACAGTTTCATTAATGATGATGCTGATCATCCATCTTCTACTGACGATGATGACT TGACTGTTAAGGAGAGGGTAGCTAAAACAAAGGCAAAGAAGGGAAAGAAAAGACTAAGGAAGAAGTTTCAAGTCTCTGATTCGGATTCTGATGAAACATCGGCCAGAGCGGCCAGTGAGGACTCCGTAGAGATACTTAACGGCGATAATGACCACAAGACCCCGAAGGTCCTTTCTTCAGAGGTTCCTTTGCCTTCAAGGGTCACGAGGTCGAAGGCAAGATGTTCGACTTTGGAAAATGGTGAGAAGACATCAGAAGCAACAACTCACACACACAAGGATGTGGATAATAAAAA GGAGGAGAAACCATCTGGGGACGTTGAACCTTCTCCCGTTAAGAACGGCTCTGAAGTGCTTTCGAAGAAGGAGAAGAAGAAGAAGAAGAAAAGAAACAAGGAACCAGTTGTTATTAACACAGACGAAGATATGCCTGGAAGTCAGAAGCCAGAGACTGACAA AGCAATTGAATCATCAGCTGATGTAACTCTGTCAAAGCAAAAGAGGAAAAAAGAGAGGAGAGAGGAGACTAGAGAGAGGAAGAAACAAGCTACCGAAAA GAACATGGAGAAAGAAGCTAGTAGTACTAAGAAACTACCAGAATCAGAGCTTTCTCCAAATGAGGTGACAGTTGAAGAGATTGAAAAAGGGAAGTCAGATGGTAAAGTAGCTGTTCAAGGGAAAAAG GTCAGCATACTCTATACTGCGAAGTTGAAGGACACTGGGAAAGTGTTTGAATCAAACTTGGAAGGATCTCCATTAAAATTTCGCTTAG GTGGAGAAAAGGTCATAAAAGGTCTCAGCAATGGTGTT TCAGGTATGCGAGTTGGTGATAAGAGAAGACTTATAATTCCACCATCTCTTGG ATACTCAGAGGAAGGATTGAAGAAGGAAAATGTGCCTAAGAACTCGTGGCTTGTCTATGAAGTAGAGACAGTAAAAGTGAGATGA